In Arthrobacter alpinus, a single window of DNA contains:
- a CDS encoding organic hydroperoxide resistance protein, with protein MTPLYTAEALATGAGRNGKVRTIDGELDLNLAMPKAMGGSGDGANPEQLFAAGYAACFHSALQLVARTQKVDISDSSVGGQVHLGPNGAGGYELAVALEVVLPGIEATTAQALADAAHQVCPYSNATRGNIEVTISVSDD; from the coding sequence ATGACTCCCCTTTACACCGCCGAAGCACTCGCTACCGGAGCCGGCCGCAACGGCAAGGTCCGCACCATTGATGGCGAACTTGACCTGAATCTTGCCATGCCCAAGGCCATGGGCGGATCGGGCGATGGGGCAAACCCGGAACAGCTGTTCGCAGCCGGCTATGCTGCCTGCTTCCACTCGGCACTGCAGCTGGTTGCCCGAACGCAAAAGGTCGACATCTCTGACTCTTCCGTGGGTGGCCAGGTGCACCTGGGCCCAAACGGCGCAGGTGGCTACGAATTGGCCGTTGCCTTGGAAGTTGTTTTGCCCGGCATCGAGGCCACCACGGCACAGGCCCTCGCTGACGCCGCTCACCAGGTGTGCCCGTATTCAAATGCAACTCGCGGCAACATTGAGGTCACCATTTCCGTCTCAGACGACTAA
- a CDS encoding MarR family winged helix-turn-helix transcriptional regulator, which translates to MTENDYHLDSMVCFAIYSASNAVAKAHRVALEPWGLTYTQYIVLLETSTSGAGLSIRDLGSRMSLDSGTLSPLLRRLEQRQLVLRQRSSEDERVVTVTLTSEGRTMLKDVLTALQGLRAAYGFESAAQARDLIHQLHRITEGMRQLSTSPSKNSTHLEGIS; encoded by the coding sequence ATGACGGAGAACGATTATCACCTTGATTCCATGGTTTGCTTCGCAATCTATTCCGCGTCGAACGCCGTGGCCAAGGCGCACCGTGTAGCGCTCGAACCGTGGGGGCTAACCTACACGCAATACATCGTCTTGCTGGAGACGAGCACCTCGGGGGCTGGGCTGAGCATTCGGGATTTGGGCAGCAGAATGAGCCTGGATTCCGGAACGCTCTCCCCTCTGCTGCGCCGGCTCGAACAACGCCAGCTAGTTCTGCGGCAACGCTCATCGGAAGATGAAAGGGTGGTCACCGTGACGCTCACCTCCGAAGGGCGGACCATGTTGAAGGACGTGCTCACCGCCTTGCAGGGCCTGCGCGCTGCGTATGGCTTTGAATCAGCTGCGCAGGCACGGGATCTTATCCATCAGCTTCATCGAATCACCGAGGGCATGCGTCAGCTGTCCACTTCACCATCGAAGAATTCAACGCATCTGGAAGGTATCTCATGA
- a CDS encoding FAD-binding protein — translation MTAELDTIEWNWAGNYSYGASDIHRPESVEDLQALVAAAPKIRALGSRHSFNPLADSEGVLVSLANLAPNITLDAENLTVSVSAGTTYGVLATELSKHGFALHNLASLPHISIAGAIATGTHGSGDGNGNLATSVVGMTFVDARGELVTVSREDTPDFAAYVVGLGAFGILTEVTLRIETSFMVAQHVYSSLPWDTVLANLDTITSTAYSVSLFTDWSGDTVGQAWFKQRQGDGLTKNFPEELFGGRAATTERHPLPNVSAVNCTPQLGLAGNASDRLSHFRMDYLPSNGDEIQSEYLVPREHAVAAINAMRQLTSVITPLLLVAEIRTIAADDLWLSGNYGRDGIGLHFTWRLDQTAVEDVLPLVEEALAPFGARPHWGKVFTLDAAAIAPLYPRFEDFKALVRQADPQGKFGNKFLERAVFAD, via the coding sequence GTGACTGCGGAGCTGGATACAATCGAATGGAACTGGGCCGGAAATTACAGCTACGGAGCTAGCGACATTCACCGGCCGGAGTCTGTTGAAGATCTTCAGGCCTTGGTGGCCGCGGCCCCAAAGATTCGGGCACTGGGTTCACGCCATTCCTTCAATCCGCTGGCAGATTCCGAAGGTGTCCTGGTCAGCCTAGCGAATCTGGCACCGAATATTACCCTCGACGCCGAAAACCTCACGGTAAGTGTCAGCGCAGGAACCACGTATGGGGTGCTCGCCACAGAACTTTCGAAGCACGGCTTTGCGCTGCATAATCTGGCCTCACTGCCGCATATTTCCATTGCCGGCGCCATCGCGACCGGGACGCACGGTTCGGGGGACGGAAACGGAAATCTCGCCACATCCGTCGTGGGAATGACTTTCGTCGATGCACGTGGCGAGCTCGTCACTGTGAGCCGTGAAGACACGCCCGATTTCGCCGCTTATGTTGTGGGGCTGGGTGCGTTTGGCATTCTCACCGAGGTAACGTTGCGGATCGAAACGAGTTTCATGGTCGCTCAGCACGTGTACTCGTCTCTTCCCTGGGACACTGTTCTGGCCAACTTGGACACCATCACCTCCACGGCGTATTCGGTCAGCCTTTTCACGGACTGGAGCGGTGACACCGTGGGACAAGCTTGGTTCAAGCAACGTCAGGGCGACGGACTCACGAAGAACTTCCCGGAAGAGCTCTTTGGTGGCAGGGCAGCTACGACTGAACGCCACCCGCTGCCCAATGTATCGGCTGTGAACTGCACTCCGCAGCTGGGCTTGGCCGGAAACGCCTCTGACCGGCTCTCTCACTTCCGCATGGATTACCTGCCCAGCAATGGGGACGAGATTCAGAGCGAGTATCTGGTTCCACGGGAGCACGCGGTGGCGGCCATCAACGCAATGCGGCAGCTCACGAGCGTCATCACACCTTTGCTGTTGGTGGCAGAGATTCGCACCATTGCGGCAGATGACTTGTGGCTCAGCGGAAACTACGGCCGTGACGGCATTGGTCTGCACTTCACCTGGCGGCTGGATCAGACTGCCGTGGAGGACGTGCTGCCGTTGGTCGAAGAAGCATTGGCACCTTTCGGGGCAAGGCCGCACTGGGGCAAAGTCTTCACTCTTGATGCCGCCGCCATTGCCCCTCTGTACCCAAGGTTTGAAGATTTCAAGGCACTGGTTCGCCAGGCGGATCCACAAGGGAAGTTCGGCAATAAATTCCTTGAACGCGCTGTTTTCGCCGACTAA
- a CDS encoding Gfo/Idh/MocA family protein, with protein MGEPLNILNIGIVGCGNIIAQYLSTLPSLGTLRLVAVADLDVSRAEAVAADLPGVRALSVQELMDDDEVQLVLNLTIPAAHAQVALQAIAAGKHVYGEKPLAATAEEAAGVLAAAAVAGLTVGCAPDTVLGTGTQTARRAIDDGLIGRPISATATMMCPGHERWHPNPDFYYVPGGGPLLDMGPYYVSALVTLLGPVKSVIGAASHTRDSRTIGSGPRAGEEIPVSTDTHVSGVLIHESGTLSTLVMSFDAVATQAANIEIHGESGSLIVPDPNRFEGDVKLRRLGGDAWETLPVSAGYVDGARGIGLHDLAATAPGQEPRAGGALAFHALEIMESVLESAHTGQRVEVASTCLRPDIVPLTRLGHLESLAGSV; from the coding sequence GTGGGCGAGCCGCTAAACATCTTGAATATTGGCATTGTGGGTTGTGGAAATATCATTGCCCAGTACCTGAGCACGCTGCCCTCACTAGGCACCCTTCGGCTCGTTGCCGTGGCTGACCTGGACGTGTCCCGTGCCGAGGCGGTGGCCGCTGATCTACCCGGCGTCCGTGCCTTGTCGGTGCAAGAACTCATGGACGACGACGAGGTGCAGCTGGTCTTGAACCTCACCATCCCGGCCGCCCACGCGCAGGTGGCGCTGCAAGCGATTGCGGCCGGCAAGCACGTGTACGGTGAAAAACCGCTGGCTGCCACGGCCGAAGAGGCTGCTGGAGTCCTCGCCGCCGCGGCGGTGGCCGGGCTCACTGTGGGGTGTGCTCCCGATACGGTTTTGGGCACGGGTACACAGACTGCCCGGCGTGCGATTGATGATGGTCTGATTGGCCGTCCAATCTCGGCGACGGCCACCATGATGTGCCCCGGACACGAGCGCTGGCATCCCAATCCGGACTTTTACTATGTTCCCGGCGGTGGCCCTTTGCTGGACATGGGTCCGTACTACGTATCCGCCCTGGTGACGTTGTTGGGACCGGTGAAGTCGGTTATTGGCGCCGCCAGCCACACACGGGACTCCCGCACCATCGGCTCCGGACCGCGGGCCGGCGAGGAGATTCCGGTCTCCACGGACACCCACGTCAGCGGTGTGCTGATTCATGAGTCCGGCACGCTGTCCACTTTGGTCATGAGCTTTGATGCTGTGGCCACGCAGGCCGCCAACATCGAGATCCACGGGGAAAGCGGATCGCTCATCGTTCCGGACCCAAACAGGTTCGAGGGCGACGTGAAACTGCGCCGCCTCGGGGGTGACGCGTGGGAGACCCTGCCGGTTTCGGCCGGCTACGTGGACGGCGCCCGTGGGATTGGGCTGCACGATCTTGCCGCGACCGCACCAGGGCAAGAGCCGCGCGCCGGGGGCGCACTCGCCTTCCACGCACTGGAGATTATGGAGTCAGTCTTGGAATCGGCCCACACGGGTCAACGCGTGGAGGTAGCCAGCACGTGCCTGCGCCCCGACATTGTCCCGCTAACGCGCCTAGGTCATCTCGAATCCCTCGCCGGATCCGTCTAG
- a CDS encoding ThuA domain-containing protein, with product MTTLKNALVVRGGWDGHQPVETTELFIPYLRDNGFDVRVEENTAVYAEAEYMAAVDLIVQCNTMTTIEPEEFKGLRAAVENGTGLAGWHGGIADSYRNNSDYLHLIGGQFACHPGKHADEATGEQSDNYVPYTVSMNAAAANHPITEGIGDFDLVTEQYWVLADSYIDVLATTTQKVREWDPWNREVTSPAIWTRQWGKGRIFVSTPGHRVEILEDPNVKTIIERGMLWASR from the coding sequence ATGACAACCTTGAAGAACGCACTCGTTGTGCGCGGCGGCTGGGACGGACACCAGCCCGTCGAGACCACCGAATTATTCATTCCCTACCTCCGCGACAACGGCTTCGACGTTCGCGTCGAGGAGAACACAGCCGTCTACGCCGAGGCCGAATACATGGCCGCCGTGGATTTGATCGTGCAATGCAACACCATGACCACCATTGAGCCGGAAGAGTTCAAGGGCCTGCGCGCCGCAGTCGAGAACGGCACGGGACTTGCAGGTTGGCACGGTGGGATTGCCGATTCCTACCGCAACAACTCCGACTATCTGCACTTAATCGGCGGGCAATTTGCCTGCCACCCGGGCAAGCACGCGGACGAAGCCACGGGCGAACAATCAGACAACTACGTTCCTTACACGGTCAGCATGAACGCCGCGGCCGCCAACCATCCCATCACCGAAGGCATTGGCGACTTTGACCTTGTCACCGAACAGTACTGGGTCCTGGCCGACAGTTACATCGACGTCCTGGCAACAACCACCCAAAAGGTCAGGGAGTGGGATCCCTGGAATCGTGAGGTCACCTCCCCCGCGATCTGGACCCGCCAGTGGGGCAAGGGCCGAATCTTCGTCTCAACCCCGGGCCATCGCGTGGAAATTCTGGAAGATCCCAACGTAAAGACCATCATCGAAAGGGGCATGTTGTGGGCGAGCCGCTAA
- a CDS encoding Gfo/Idh/MocA family protein encodes MTKDKAALRVGMAGYAFMGAAHSHAWRSAHRFFDLPLIPELTAIAGRNQSAVEHAATQMGWASTETDWRALIERDDIDLIDICTPGNTHAEIAIAALKAGKHVLCEKPLANSVAEAQEMTAVAAEAARNGVFAMCGYSYRRTPALALMKRMVAEGKVGAIRHVRAQYLQDWLSDENAPLTWRMDKAKSGSGALGDIGAHSIDAAQFVTGQRITGVSAIMETFTTQRPTGGDYVGLGGNGTVDENTEMGPVTVDDAVIFSARFDAGPIGVFEATRAALGRKNAMRLEINGTLGSLAFDFEDMNFLQYYDERDAAGERGFHRIMVTEPEHPYVGNWWPTGHGLGYEHGFTHQVVELVTALGNKTQPTPSFAEALGVQRVLAAVEESATNNSHWTTTNIEETP; translated from the coding sequence ATGACGAAGGACAAAGCTGCCCTGCGTGTGGGCATGGCCGGCTACGCGTTCATGGGTGCCGCCCACTCCCATGCGTGGCGCAGTGCGCACCGCTTCTTTGACCTGCCACTGATCCCGGAACTGACGGCGATCGCCGGACGGAACCAATCCGCCGTCGAACATGCCGCAACGCAGATGGGCTGGGCCTCCACGGAGACCGACTGGCGGGCCCTGATCGAACGTGACGACATCGACCTGATCGACATCTGTACCCCCGGAAACACCCACGCGGAAATCGCCATCGCCGCGCTCAAGGCCGGCAAGCATGTCCTGTGCGAAAAACCGCTCGCCAACAGCGTGGCAGAGGCGCAGGAGATGACTGCCGTTGCCGCGGAGGCTGCAAGGAACGGTGTCTTTGCCATGTGCGGGTACTCGTACCGGCGCACCCCGGCCCTGGCGCTCATGAAACGCATGGTTGCAGAGGGCAAGGTGGGGGCCATCCGCCACGTTCGCGCCCAGTACCTTCAGGACTGGCTCTCCGATGAGAACGCACCACTCACGTGGCGCATGGACAAAGCAAAATCCGGCTCCGGAGCCCTGGGTGATATCGGCGCCCACAGTATCGACGCCGCCCAGTTCGTCACTGGCCAACGCATCACCGGCGTCTCGGCCATTATGGAAACGTTCACCACCCAACGCCCCACCGGCGGCGACTACGTTGGACTCGGCGGCAACGGCACGGTTGATGAGAACACCGAGATGGGTCCCGTCACGGTGGATGACGCCGTCATCTTCAGCGCCAGGTTCGACGCCGGACCCATCGGGGTGTTCGAGGCCACCCGCGCGGCATTGGGCAGAAAGAACGCAATGCGGTTGGAGATTAACGGCACTCTGGGCTCGCTGGCCTTCGACTTCGAGGACATGAACTTCCTGCAGTACTACGACGAGCGCGACGCGGCTGGAGAGCGTGGCTTCCATCGCATCATGGTCACCGAACCCGAGCACCCTTATGTGGGCAACTGGTGGCCAACAGGTCACGGACTCGGCTACGAACACGGCTTCACCCACCAAGTAGTGGAGCTCGTGACCGCGCTCGGCAACAAAACCCAGCCCACGCCGTCGTTCGCCGAGGCACTCGGCGTTCAACGGGTCCTGGCCGCGGTCGAGGAAAGCGCAACCAACAACAGCCACTGGACCACCACCAATATTGAGGAAACGCCATGA
- a CDS encoding carbohydrate ABC transporter permease, protein MQKPRQKYLRRGRFNLAGGASGWLWLAIIIIPIYYIVITSLKTQAGYFSQNPLAIPAEPTLENYKMVLEADFTRYFLNSVIITVGAVIPTLVVAFMASFAIVRGNGKFLKGVNALFLMGLAIPLQATIIPVYLMIIKMNLYDSLLAIILPSVAFAIPLSVLIMCNFIRDVPNELFESMRLDGCSEWQTMWRLALPLTKPAIVTVGIYNGLGVWNGFLLPLILTQSPELRVLPLGLWTFQGEFSVNIPAVLASVVLSTLPVLVLYIVGRRQLLSGLTAGFSK, encoded by the coding sequence ATGCAAAAGCCGCGACAAAAGTATCTCCGCCGGGGCAGGTTCAACCTCGCGGGCGGGGCGTCCGGCTGGCTGTGGCTGGCCATCATCATCATTCCGATCTACTACATTGTCATCACGAGCCTGAAAACCCAGGCCGGCTATTTTAGCCAAAATCCCCTGGCCATTCCGGCCGAGCCCACGCTTGAAAACTACAAGATGGTGCTTGAGGCAGACTTCACCCGCTATTTCCTCAACAGCGTCATCATCACCGTGGGTGCGGTGATCCCCACGCTCGTGGTGGCCTTCATGGCCTCTTTTGCGATTGTTCGCGGGAACGGCAAGTTCCTCAAGGGCGTCAATGCGCTTTTCCTCATGGGTCTGGCCATTCCCCTGCAGGCGACCATCATCCCGGTCTACCTCATGATCATCAAGATGAATTTGTACGACAGCCTCTTAGCCATCATCCTGCCCTCGGTGGCCTTCGCCATTCCCCTCAGCGTGTTGATCATGTGCAACTTCATCCGGGACGTGCCCAACGAACTATTCGAGTCCATGCGACTGGACGGCTGCAGCGAATGGCAAACCATGTGGCGCCTGGCGCTGCCACTCACCAAACCGGCCATCGTCACCGTGGGCATCTACAACGGCCTGGGCGTGTGGAATGGCTTCCTGCTGCCGTTGATCCTGACCCAGAGCCCGGAACTTCGGGTTCTGCCGCTGGGGCTGTGGACTTTCCAAGGCGAGTTCAGCGTCAACATTCCAGCCGTCCTGGCCTCGGTTGTCTTGAGCACGCTTCCGGTCCTGGTTCTCTACATCGTAGGCCGCCGCCAACTGCTCAGCGGCCTAACCGCAGGCTTCAGCAAATAA
- a CDS encoding carbohydrate ABC transporter permease → MSANNLTATAAPPRRQSKEADVSKGRTGQLAWLAVPALIFFVVFAIIPLAGVLVLSFTHWDGIGAIKAAGMANWLEVFADPGMYHALWLTFVVMILSWLIQTPISLLLGTFTAGSQKYRAVLAVLYFLPLLLSSAAIAIAYKALLDPNFGLAAGLHLPFLAQDWLGNPNLALGVVIFVIAWQFVPFHTLIYQGGVRQIPRSIYEAAEIDGAGRIKQFFFITVPQLKYTIITSSTLMTVGALTYFDLIFVLTSGGPGNATRILPLDMYLTGFRANLMGPASVVAVILVVIGLVMALFLQRLGGKDRTGSQLEGM, encoded by the coding sequence ATGAGCGCGAACAACCTCACAGCGACGGCGGCGCCACCCCGGCGGCAAAGCAAGGAGGCAGATGTTTCCAAGGGACGCACCGGCCAGCTCGCCTGGCTGGCCGTTCCGGCCTTGATCTTCTTCGTCGTCTTTGCCATCATCCCCCTGGCCGGCGTACTGGTGCTCAGCTTTACGCATTGGGATGGCATCGGAGCCATCAAGGCTGCCGGAATGGCCAACTGGTTGGAGGTATTCGCCGACCCTGGCATGTACCACGCGCTGTGGCTGACCTTTGTGGTCATGATCCTTTCGTGGCTGATCCAGACTCCCATCAGTCTCCTCCTGGGGACCTTCACAGCTGGCAGCCAAAAGTACCGGGCCGTCTTGGCGGTGCTGTATTTCTTGCCTCTCCTGCTCTCCTCCGCCGCTATCGCCATCGCCTACAAGGCGCTTCTGGATCCCAACTTCGGCCTGGCCGCGGGCCTGCACCTACCGTTCCTCGCGCAGGACTGGCTGGGCAACCCGAACCTGGCTCTCGGGGTCGTAATCTTTGTCATCGCCTGGCAGTTTGTGCCCTTCCATACCCTCATCTATCAGGGCGGGGTTCGCCAGATACCCCGCTCCATCTATGAAGCGGCTGAGATTGACGGTGCGGGACGGATCAAGCAGTTCTTTTTCATCACGGTGCCCCAGCTGAAATACACCATCATCACCTCCTCTACGCTCATGACGGTTGGGGCATTGACGTACTTCGACCTGATCTTTGTGCTCACCTCGGGCGGACCAGGCAATGCCACCCGAATTTTGCCCCTTGACATGTACTTGACCGGATTCCGGGCCAACCTGATGGGCCCGGCCAGCGTTGTGGCCGTCATACTTGTGGTGATTGGGCTCGTCATGGCCTTGTTCCTGCAGCGATTGGGTGGCAAGGACCGCACCGGAAGCCAACTGGAAGGCATGTGA
- a CDS encoding extracellular solute-binding protein, with product MEHNTTSRRSFLTLAGLAPLAVWGLSACGTSGPGGSSGSGASMWSVSGDPNETIRKNSVDAFGKANSGNEIAVTFFQNDAYKTKIKTAIGADQSPTIIYGWGGGVLKSYAEAAQVEDLTDWFAANPKVKDRLFPSSFGAATVNGKIYAIPATTVQPIVFYYNKELFTKAGAQPPKTWDELIALAKTFNDRGIAPISLAGQSRWTSMMWLEYMFDRVGGPEVFADIFNNKADAWSNAAALEALTKIQELVNANGFIKGFSSITADSNADQALLYTGKAAMMLHGAWTYGGMKNDGGDFVSGGKLGWVDFPAVDGGKGDPKNVVGNPSNYLSISSKASDTAKESAKKFLAEGLLADDEVQAYIASGSVPVVNGLEAKFDASDDKDFLSYVYTISKDAPSFQQSWDQALSPTAAEALLNNIDQLFVGSITPEKFAANMNATIGK from the coding sequence ATGGAACACAACACCACTTCCCGCCGGTCGTTTCTCACGCTTGCCGGTCTGGCCCCCCTGGCCGTCTGGGGCCTCAGCGCTTGTGGCACCTCGGGCCCGGGTGGCAGCTCCGGGTCCGGCGCATCCATGTGGTCTGTCAGCGGCGACCCCAACGAGACCATTCGCAAGAATTCGGTGGACGCCTTTGGGAAGGCCAACTCAGGAAATGAAATAGCTGTCACGTTCTTTCAGAACGACGCTTACAAGACCAAGATCAAGACGGCGATAGGTGCCGACCAGTCGCCCACAATCATCTACGGATGGGGCGGCGGCGTCTTGAAGTCCTACGCGGAGGCCGCCCAGGTGGAAGACCTCACCGACTGGTTTGCCGCCAACCCCAAAGTCAAGGACAGGCTCTTCCCGTCGTCCTTCGGTGCAGCGACGGTCAATGGCAAGATTTACGCCATTCCCGCCACGACGGTCCAACCGATCGTCTTCTACTACAACAAGGAGCTCTTCACCAAGGCCGGCGCCCAGCCGCCCAAGACCTGGGATGAGCTCATCGCCCTGGCAAAGACTTTTAACGATCGGGGGATCGCACCCATTTCCTTGGCCGGGCAGTCCCGCTGGACATCCATGATGTGGCTTGAATACATGTTCGACCGCGTGGGAGGGCCCGAGGTCTTCGCCGACATCTTCAACAACAAGGCCGACGCATGGTCAAACGCCGCAGCCCTTGAGGCGCTGACGAAAATTCAGGAACTCGTCAACGCCAACGGCTTCATCAAGGGCTTCTCCTCAATCACCGCCGACTCCAATGCCGACCAGGCCCTGCTATACACGGGCAAGGCTGCCATGATGCTCCATGGTGCCTGGACCTACGGAGGCATGAAGAACGACGGCGGCGATTTCGTTTCCGGCGGAAAGCTGGGGTGGGTTGACTTCCCCGCCGTGGACGGCGGCAAGGGAGACCCGAAGAACGTGGTGGGCAATCCCTCCAACTACCTCTCCATCTCATCCAAGGCAAGCGACACCGCCAAGGAATCGGCGAAGAAGTTCCTTGCTGAAGGGCTTCTGGCCGACGACGAAGTGCAGGCGTACATTGCCTCGGGATCCGTGCCCGTGGTCAACGGGCTGGAGGCGAAGTTCGATGCTTCCGATGACAAGGACTTCCTCAGCTACGTCTATACGATCAGCAAGGACGCGCCCAGTTTCCAGCAGTCCTGGGACCAAGCCTTGAGCCCCACGGCCGCTGAGGCCTTGCTGAACAACATTGACCAATTGTTCGTCGGCTCCATCACGCCCGAGAAGTTTGCGGCAAACATGAATGCGACGATCGGCAAATGA
- a CDS encoding LacI family DNA-binding transcriptional regulator translates to MNQPSLKVKPVLATVAALAGVSAPTVSKVINGRDDVAEATRLRVQAALSELGYESPMQRRARSVGPVMVDLVIDGTNTQYSMELLTGILDCAAIEDVDVVVGNVTPAKLHRANHEEWAQRMVESGRKGLILVTSELTSHQLGSFQQRNIPVVVIDPLNPPRQGFSSVGATNWAGGKEATEHLIGLGHERIAFLGGPNAAECSVARLHGYLAALMSHGISSRPEYILAGEFNARFGVAGTKQLLALDEPPTAIFAGSDGTALGVLEEARKRGLRVPDDLSLVGFDGTPLTEQTLPRLTSVAQPLQEMGRAALRAVLRLVKGEELDSAHMELATELVIRDSTAPPRKS, encoded by the coding sequence ATGAATCAACCGAGCTTGAAGGTCAAGCCAGTCCTGGCAACTGTTGCCGCCCTGGCGGGCGTTTCGGCGCCTACTGTGTCCAAGGTGATCAATGGACGCGACGATGTCGCCGAGGCCACCCGCTTGCGAGTCCAGGCTGCACTGTCGGAACTGGGCTACGAGTCTCCAATGCAGCGTCGGGCCAGGTCGGTGGGCCCGGTCATGGTTGACCTCGTCATAGACGGCACCAATACGCAATACTCCATGGAGCTGCTCACCGGAATCCTTGACTGTGCCGCCATCGAAGATGTTGATGTGGTGGTTGGCAATGTGACGCCAGCCAAGCTGCACCGGGCCAACCACGAGGAATGGGCTCAGCGCATGGTGGAATCGGGGCGCAAGGGATTAATTCTTGTCACCTCCGAACTCACCAGCCACCAACTCGGATCTTTTCAACAACGCAACATTCCAGTGGTGGTGATTGACCCCTTAAACCCGCCACGGCAGGGTTTTTCGAGCGTTGGTGCCACCAATTGGGCCGGAGGCAAGGAAGCGACTGAACACTTGATTGGCTTGGGGCACGAGCGCATCGCGTTCCTGGGTGGCCCCAACGCCGCCGAGTGCAGTGTCGCAAGGCTCCATGGCTACTTGGCCGCCCTCATGAGCCATGGGATTTCCTCGCGACCAGAATACATTTTGGCAGGGGAGTTCAATGCTCGCTTTGGCGTCGCGGGAACGAAGCAACTGCTTGCGTTGGACGAACCGCCGACGGCGATTTTTGCTGGCTCCGATGGCACGGCTCTCGGTGTCTTGGAGGAAGCCAGAAAACGTGGCCTCCGGGTACCTGACGACTTGAGCCTGGTGGGATTCGACGGCACACCCCTGACCGAACAGACCCTGCCGCGGCTGACGTCGGTAGCGCAGCCACTTCAGGAAATGGGAAGGGCAGCCTTGCGGGCGGTGCTTCGCCTGGTCAAGGGCGAGGAACTGGATTCGGCTCACATGGAACTCGCCACAGAGTTGGTCATTAGAGACTCGACGGCGCCTCCGCGTAAAAGTTAG
- a CDS encoding LacI family DNA-binding transcriptional regulator, translating to MRATVKDVAARAGVSPKTVSNVVNGLVPVSEATKAKVEAAIAELDYIPNLSARGLRNGRSGVIALALPDLGTPYSAEVAHHIVEVAHEQGWSVQLEETGHDSQREFDLVSKARANLIDGLILNPVALDESAIRVGGNLPPMVMIGEVVQQRVDHVGVDNFNAAREMTLALAAGGRKRIAILGGTERRRTDTAVIRTRGYRQALTELGIEHDPLLEIPCDEWTPGGSARALRIFLGSHDLPEAIFCFTDSLAIGALSVLAGAGHRVPQDVLVSGFDDIDHGKFAVPALTTISFDKRVLAEEVLRLLTGRMADSRREPVEVTLPYRLVSRASTEVR from the coding sequence ATGCGGGCCACCGTCAAAGATGTTGCCGCACGTGCGGGAGTGTCTCCAAAAACTGTCTCCAACGTGGTCAACGGCTTGGTGCCTGTTAGTGAAGCAACCAAGGCAAAAGTTGAAGCGGCCATTGCGGAGCTTGACTACATCCCAAATCTCTCCGCGCGGGGCCTGCGTAACGGACGCTCAGGCGTCATAGCCTTGGCGCTCCCTGACCTGGGAACGCCGTACTCTGCCGAAGTGGCCCACCACATCGTGGAAGTGGCACATGAGCAAGGGTGGAGTGTTCAGCTTGAGGAGACCGGGCACGATTCGCAGCGCGAATTTGACCTCGTCTCAAAGGCCCGGGCGAACCTCATCGACGGGCTCATTCTCAATCCGGTGGCCCTGGACGAGAGTGCCATCCGAGTGGGCGGCAACCTGCCCCCTATGGTGATGATCGGCGAAGTTGTCCAACAACGCGTGGATCATGTGGGTGTCGACAACTTCAATGCTGCCCGTGAGATGACGCTGGCACTTGCGGCCGGCGGCAGGAAGCGCATAGCGATTCTGGGCGGCACTGAGAGGCGGCGCACGGACACGGCTGTCATCCGTACACGCGGATATCGTCAGGCACTGACCGAGCTGGGCATTGAACATGACCCTCTTCTTGAAATTCCATGCGATGAATGGACGCCAGGCGGTAGTGCTCGAGCCCTGCGGATTTTTCTTGGCAGCCACGACCTGCCCGAGGCCATTTTCTGCTTTACCGATTCGCTAGCCATCGGGGCCCTTAGCGTCTTGGCTGGGGCTGGGCATCGAGTGCCCCAGGATGTCCTCGTTTCCGGTTTCGATGACATTGACCACGGCAAGTTCGCCGTGCCGGCGCTGACAACAATTTCCTTTGATAAGCGAGTCCTCGCAGAGGAGGTCTTGCGGCTTCTGACCGGGCGCATGGCCGATAGCCGACGTGAACCCGTGGAGGTCACCCTGCCTTATCGCCTTGTGTCCCGCGCCAGCACGGAAGTCCGCTAA